The nucleotide sequence GAGTACTTTTCATAGAAGGCCTTGTAGCCACCCTCCAGCAGGTACATCTCAGGAAAGTGAAGTGCTGGGTAGTGTTCCTTGTTGGCAGTGCGGTCAATCTCTCGCAGAAGGCGCTGAGTTTTGGGTCCCCTTTCGGCTGAGAATTCACAATGGAACACCATGATGTGTCGCAGCTCCTCCTCACCAGCAATGACAGGAGCTCCCTTCTGAGCCTTGAGGTGTTCACTCACCAACTCAGGCAAATGCCACATCTCTGCCCCGAGAATATGTCCACCCTCATACTCATAGGGATATCTGCAGTCTATGATGCGACAGGAGGCAACTTTACTCTTGTACTTTCCCCGAACAACATCAGCTAAAGTATCTACACTGATCGACTTGAGGTCTGgatgcttccctccctctaggATGGGAAGCAACAACGGCCTAGAGAAGTCTCCTGTAAGATTCCCATCGTGTCCagctgaaaggaagaaaacattgaaaattcaATATCAAGATATATACATACTATAATTTCAATTTCTACAAGCTTGCTTCATTTgtctcaaaaataaataaataaataaataaataaatgaataaataagtacataaacaaaaaaaatatcaaaaatacTTACAACTCTTGTTTAAAGCTTTCATTATGGAAACATGGCTCTCTGAGTGACAGCGATGAAACTTTGGCTTGGAATTCTGCTGGGAGGATGGGCTGGGTTCTGGGGCAGACACTTGCCTCAGTGTCATAAGGGGCTGACTCCTGCTCTGTGTAGTGGTTGGAGCGTTGGATGTGAGTGGAGAGAGCTGCTCACTGGGTACATCCAACTTTCGGCGTTTGGTGTCAGTGGTGCAGATGTCTGACGGGGGCTCTGGTCGCTTGAAGGAAGAAGTGTTCTCAGACTGGACAGATGCTGGCTTCAATACCtgtcaaaataaacaaacaaataaataaacaaatgagtaaatacataaatacataaaatcatACATAAAGTTAAATGTAGTCAATTAATGAGTCTCATAAATTTGGTGAATATAgttaaagacaagaaaatataatgactCCTCTTTACAGATGCAATTACAAAGCAATTAAGACAAACGAACTAACCCGAGAGGAAGTAGGGGTTGTGTCAATCATGGAGAGACAGCGCCTGATGGAGGGGCGGGATGCAGCTTTGGGTGGTGGGGACGCCTTAGCTGGCACTATGGGGGCTACCAACAAGTTTGAGAAACCCAGTGGCTTATCATCTTGGGGTGCAACTTCATTCATGAGATCCATCAGGATGGCATCATCCTCTTCACCCTTGGTGAGTGAGGAAAACTTTTTGAATGGTCTTCCACCTTCAGTAGAAGCATCTGTAGGGGCTTCCTGTGTGGTGGTTACtgtggtaatggttgtggtaGCGGTTGTAGTGGTAACAGCAGTAGCATTAGAACCTGCTGTTGATGACAATGTGGTAGAGGTGACTACAGTAACTGGCTTCACTGGAGAGACTGCCAATTGTGTTTTGGCTGGAGACAGATCAAGGTTGAGCTTGCGTGGCGCACAGCTGATTGGAACACTGAAACTAAAATGGAAATTGTCAGTATCATCCTGCTTGTTATTACCATAAGTTATAACAAAGCTGAAGTTAATATTTTGATGAGCAGGACAGAGTTACCTGCTGACACTCACCAGTCCTCATCCACCTTTTTGCCACTCTCAGAGTAGCCACTGTCTTGAGATGTTGTGTCAAAGTCGTCAGGGGGGGAAGGTTTCTGAGGGGAGGTAAACTGCCTTTTGGAAGGTGACACCATCTGAAGATtctgaaacataaaaaaaaataaaataaaaataaaaaaaataaaataaaatagaaaaaatgtatCCAGGGAAACTTtgatgtttattcatttttgtgttACTTCTAATAATTGTAAGAGTTGTGTTTAAAGGAATTCATGCACACCTTCTTAAGGGGACTAAAATCCAGGCTCCTATTCACTGTGTTCTGAACCTCCTGTAGGGGGCTGGCACGACTGCGGGGTGGAAGACGGGACGGAGAATagtaaggagagggaaagttttCCTTGTTGCGTGAGGATGTAATGGTGTGTCTGCGAGGAGAGATGGACGGCTCCTCTATCAAGCTGGACCCGGAGTCAGAACTATGGTCGTCTGGTGGGGAACCTGCACATGGGAGAGTACATGAACAAAACCATAAAACCATGAACTGTACTTCAATGTAATCTGATTGTC is from Scylla paramamosain isolate STU-SP2022 chromosome 9, ASM3559412v1, whole genome shotgun sequence and encodes:
- the LOC135103733 gene encoding M-phase inducer phosphatase-like isoform X3, coding for MSARDLYRSVLRGGQCDSPQFSSGDLSPMSNLALSLHGTSLNNTPRRRLSLSSNLSDTPQSCLNDSVQLSISSPPDDHSSDSGSSLIEEPSISPRRHTITSSRNKENFPSPYYSPSRLPPRSRASPLQEVQNTVNRSLDFSPLKKNLQMVSPSKRQFTSPQKPSPPDDFDTTSQDSGYSESGKKVDEDCFSVPISCAPRKLNLDLSPAKTQLAVSPVKPVTVVTSTTLSSTAGSNATAVTTTTATTTITTVTTTQEAPTDASTEGGRPFKKFSSLTKGEEDDAILMDLMNEVAPQDDKPLGFSNLLVAPIVPAKASPPPKAASRPSIRRCLSMIDTTPTSSRVLKPASVQSENTSSFKRPEPPSDICTTDTKRRKLDVPSEQLSPLTSNAPTTTQSRSQPLMTLRQVSAPEPSPSSQQNSKPKFHRCHSESHVSIMKALNKSSGHDGNLTGDFSRPLLLPILEGGKHPDLKSISVDTLADVVRGKYKSKVASCRIIDCRYPYEYEGGHILGAEMWHLPELVSEHLKAQKGAPVIAGEEELRHIMVFHCEFSAERGPKTQRLLREIDRTANKEHYPALHFPEMYLLEGGYKAFYEKYSDLCTPSDYIRMLDPNHSEDLRHFRGKSKSWAAENKQAKSRNAIPRPGLKRLGL
- the LOC135103733 gene encoding M-phase inducer phosphatase-like isoform X2 — its product is MCSTWFFSPPPNSTPFITRRGEFTSKEEISDNMSARDLYRSVLRGGQCDSPQFSSGDLSPMSNLALSLHGTSLNNTPRRRLSLSSNLSDTPQSCLNDSVQLSISSPPDDHSSDSGSSLIEEPSISPRRHTITSSRNKENFPSPYYSPSRLPPRSRASPLQEVQNTVNRSLDFSPLKKNLQMVSPSKRQFTSPQKPSPPDDFDTTSQDSGYSESGKKVDEDCFSVPISCAPRKLNLDLSPAKTQLAVSPVKPVTVVTSTTLSSTAGSNATAVTTTTATTTITTVTTTQEAPTDASTEGGRPFKKFSSLTKGEEDDAILMDLMNEVAPQDDKPLGFSNLLVAPIVPAKASPPPKAASRPSIRRCLSMIDTTPTSSRVLKPASVQSENTSSFKRPEPPSDICTTDTKRRKLDVPSEQLSPLTSNAPTTTQSRSQPLMTLRQVSAPEPSPSSQQNSKPKFHRCHSESHVSIMKALNKSSGHDGNLTGDFSRPLLLPILEGGKHPDLKSISVDTLADVVRGKYKSKVASCRIIDCRYPYEYEGGHILGAEMWHLPELVSEHLKAQKGAPVIAGEEELRHIMVFHCEFSAERGPKTQRLLREIDRTANKEHYPALHFPEMYLLEGGYKAFYEKYSDLCTPSDYIRMLDPNHSEDLRHFRGKSKSWAAENKQAKSRNAIPRPGLKRLGL
- the LOC135103733 gene encoding M-phase inducer phosphatase-like isoform X1; amino-acid sequence: MRGSQPGQSELRVWPDSDKQAPITTLPLTVVSKEEISDNMSARDLYRSVLRGGQCDSPQFSSGDLSPMSNLALSLHGTSLNNTPRRRLSLSSNLSDTPQSCLNDSVQLSISSPPDDHSSDSGSSLIEEPSISPRRHTITSSRNKENFPSPYYSPSRLPPRSRASPLQEVQNTVNRSLDFSPLKKNLQMVSPSKRQFTSPQKPSPPDDFDTTSQDSGYSESGKKVDEDCFSVPISCAPRKLNLDLSPAKTQLAVSPVKPVTVVTSTTLSSTAGSNATAVTTTTATTTITTVTTTQEAPTDASTEGGRPFKKFSSLTKGEEDDAILMDLMNEVAPQDDKPLGFSNLLVAPIVPAKASPPPKAASRPSIRRCLSMIDTTPTSSRVLKPASVQSENTSSFKRPEPPSDICTTDTKRRKLDVPSEQLSPLTSNAPTTTQSRSQPLMTLRQVSAPEPSPSSQQNSKPKFHRCHSESHVSIMKALNKSSGHDGNLTGDFSRPLLLPILEGGKHPDLKSISVDTLADVVRGKYKSKVASCRIIDCRYPYEYEGGHILGAEMWHLPELVSEHLKAQKGAPVIAGEEELRHIMVFHCEFSAERGPKTQRLLREIDRTANKEHYPALHFPEMYLLEGGYKAFYEKYSDLCTPSDYIRMLDPNHSEDLRHFRGKSKSWAAENKQAKSRNAIPRPGLKRLGL